A single window of Oncorhynchus keta strain PuntledgeMale-10-30-2019 chromosome 34, Oket_V2, whole genome shotgun sequence DNA harbors:
- the LOC118377427 gene encoding mid1-interacting protein 1-B-like — translation MMQISESHLQKNSLFNSMNRFIGAVNNMDQTVMVPSLLRDVPLEEEREMAALKSSGNSDIEDGDMYSYYQLLKSIRCDIEWGVMRAEKLKESRGPSSRIESKEEESEVSSEEDEVNLQKQFQFHMTGLHGVLSKLTQQANTLTNRYKQEIGIGCY, via the coding sequence ATGATGCAAATCTCAGAATCCCACCTGCAGAAGAACTCCTTGTTCAACTCCATGAATCGCTTCATTGGAGCCgtcaataacatggaccagacaGTGATGGTGCCCAGCCTGCTGCGGGACGTCCCActggaagaagagagggagatggccGCCCTCAAAAGCTCGGGAAACAGCGACATCGAGGACGGCGACATGTACAGCTACTACCAGCTCCTGAAGTCCATCCGCTGCGACATCGAGTGGGGAGTGATGCGCGCCGAGAAGCTCAAGGAGAGCCGGGGTCCCAGCTCTCGGATTGAATCCAAGGAAGAAGAATCGGAGGTGTCGTCCGAGGAAGACGAGGTTAACCTGCAAAAGCAGTTCCAGTTCCACATGACAGGGCTTCACGGGGTGCTGTCCAAGCTGACGCAACAGGCCAACACTCTC